One window of the Saccopteryx bilineata isolate mSacBil1 chromosome 2, mSacBil1_pri_phased_curated, whole genome shotgun sequence genome contains the following:
- the MYORG gene encoding myogenesis-regulating glycosidase — protein sequence MPSIPEKSQAYPRRRPGPDTGRQSPEALSATAMYTFLPDNFSPVKPKPSKELKPLLGSVVLGLLLVLAAVVAWCYYSASLRKAERLRAELLDLNLGGFSIRNQKGEQVFRLAFRSGALDLDSCSRDGALLGCSRTADGRPLHFFIQTVRPKDTVMCYRVRWEEAAPGRAVEHAMFLGDAAAHWYGGAEMRTQHWPIRLEGQQEPQPFVTSDVYSSDAAFGGILERYWLSSRAAAIKVNDSVPFHLGWNATERSLRLQARYNDTPYKPPAGRADAPELSYRVCVGSDVTSIHKYMVRRYFNKPSRVPAPETFRDPIWSTWVMYGRAVDQDKVQSFAQQIRQHRFNSSHLEIDDMYTPAYGDFHFDEVKFPNASDMFRRLREAGFQVTLWVHPFVNYNSSSFGEGVERELFVREPTGRLPALVRWWNGIGAVLDFTHPEARDWFQGHLRRLRSRYEVASFKFDAGEVSYLPRDFSTYRSLPDPSIWSRRYTEMALPFFSLAEVRVGYQSQNISCFFRLVDRDSVWGYDLGLRSLIPAVLTVSMLGYPFILPDMVGGNVVPERTSGGGNVPERELYVRWLEVAAFMPAMQFSVPPWQYDAEVVAIAHKFAALRASLVAPLLLELAGEVTDTGDPIVRPLWWIAPGDETAHRIDSQFLIGDTLLVAPVLEPGKQERDVYLPAGKWRSYKGELFDKTPVLLTDYPVDLDEVAYFIWAS from the coding sequence ATGCCTTCAATTCCGGAGAAGAGCCAGGCCTACCCCCGCCGACGCCCTGGGCCTGACACAGGACGTCAGAGCCCCGAGGCTCTCTCAGCCACAGCCATGTACACCTTCCTGCCTGACAACTTCTCGCCTGTCAAACCTAAGCCATCAAAAGAACTGAAGCCCCTGCTTGGCTCCGTGGTGCTGGGGCTGCTGCTGGTGTTGGCCGCAGTGGTGGCTTGGTGCTACTACAGCGCCTCTCTACGCAAGGCAGAACGTCTGCGCGCGGAGCTGCTTGACCTCAACCTTGGCGGCTTCTCCATCCGCAACCAGAAGGGCGAGCAGGTCTTCCGTCTCGCCTTCCGCTCCGGAGCACTGGACCTCGACTCCTGCAGCCGCGATGGCGCCCTGCTGGGCTGCTCTCGCACAGCGGATGGACGCCCGCTACACTTCTTCATCCAGACTGTGCGACCCAAGGACACAGTCATGTGCTATCGCGTGCGCTGGGAGGAGGCGGCGCCGGGGCGTGCAGTGGAGCATGCCATGTTCCTGGGAGACGCAGCGGCACACTGGTATGGCGGCGCTGAGATGAGGACCCAGCATTGGCCTATCCGGCTGGAAGGCCAGCAGGAGCCGCAGCCTTTCGTCACTAGCGACGTCTACTCCTCCGACGCAGCATTTGGAGGCATCCTTGAACGTTACTGGCTGTCCTCACGCGCGGCTGCCATCAAGGTCAACGACTCAGTGCCCTTCCACCTGGGCTGGAACGCCACTGAGCGCTCACTGCGGCTGCAGGCACGCTACAACGACACTCCCTACAAGCCACCAGCGGGCCGCGCCGATGCTCCGGAGCTCAGCTACCGTGTGTGCGTtggctcagatgtcacctccatCCACAAGTACATGGTAAGGCGCTATTTCAACAAGCCGTCGAGGGTGCCAGCACCGGAGACCTTCCGGGACCCTATCTGGTCCACGTGGGTGATGTATGGGCGCGCAGTGGACCAGGACAAGGTGCAGAGTTTTGCCCAGCAGATCCGCCAGCACCGCTTCAACAGCAGCCACCTGGAAATAGATGACATGTACACACCTGCTTATGGTGACTTCCACTTCGACGAGGTCAAGTTCCCCAACGCCAGTGACATGTTCCGCCGCCTGCGCGAAGCTGGATTTCAAGTTACGCTCTGGGTACACCCATTCGTCAACTACAATTCATCATCTTTTGGCGAGGGCGTGGAGCGAGAGCTGTTTGTTCGTGAACCCACAGGCCGGCTGCCAGCGCTAGTGCGCTGGTGGAATGGAATCGGCGCCGTGCTGGACTTCACGCATCCAGAGGCCCGTGACTGGTTCCAGGGTCACCTGCGGCGGCTGCGCTCACGCTATGAGGTGGCCTCCTTCAAGTTCGACGCGGGCGAGGTCAGCTATTTGCCGCGAGACTTTAGCACCTACAGGTCGCTGCCAGACCCCAGCATATGGAGTCGGCGTTACACCGAGATggcccttcccttcttctcactgGCTGAGGTCCGCGTGGGCTACCAGTCACAGAATATTTCATGCTTCTTTCGCCTGGTGGACCGTGACTCAGTGTGGGGCTACGACCTGGGGCTGCGCTCGCTCATCCCCGCCGTGCTCACTGTCAGCATGCTGGGATACCCATTCATCCTGCCAGATATGGTGGGTGGCAACGTGGTGCCTGAGCGCACATCAGGCGGCGGCAACGTGCCTGAGCGCGAGCTCTATGTGCGGTGGCTGGAGGTGGCAGCTTTCATGCCCGCTATGCAATTTTCAGTCCCACCCTGGCAATACGACGCTGAAGTGGTGGCCATCGCGCACAAGTTCGCAGCACTAAGGGCTTCACTCGTGGCACCGCTATTACTTGAGCTGGCCGGTGAGGTCACCGACACTGGCGACCCCATCGTGCGCCCCCTCTGGTGGATCGCACCCGGCGATGAGACAGCGCACCGCATTGACTCGCAGTTCCTCATAGGGGACACACTGCTCGTGGCACCAGTACTGGAGCCTGGCAAGCAGGAACGTGATGTCTACCTGCCCGCGGGCAAGTGGCGTAGTTATAAGGGTGAACTTTTTGATAAGACGCCAGTGCTTCTCACCGACTATCCTGTCGACCTGGACGAGGTAGCCTACTTCATCTGGGCATCCTGA
- the SPMIP6 gene encoding sperm microtubule inner protein 6 isoform X2: METVVRGMPLEYPPKPERLNAYEREVVANMLNSLSRNKTLPQITPRCGSVSPHEHRPGMQCAVITPPPSYYPCQNLRWDTSHFKKTGGPQRNSYVVHPEFVSETYPDYGSW; this comes from the exons ATGGAGACAGTAGTTCGAGGAATGCCCTTAGAGTACCCGCCTAAGCCCGAGCGACTCAATGCCTATG AGCGCGAGGTGGTGGCGAACATGCTGAATTCGCTGTCACGGAACAAGACTCTGCCGCAGATCACGCCCCGATGCGG GAGTGTATCACCCCACGAGCACCGACCCGGAATGCAATGTGCTGTTATAACTCCCCCGCCGTCATACTACCCATGTCAGAACCTTAG GTGGGACACAAGTCACTTTAAGAAGACTGGTGGCCCCCAGAGAAACAGCTATGTCGTCCACCCTGAGTTTGTGTCTGAGACCTACCCTGACTATGGCAGCTGGTAG